In a single window of the Nocardioides sp. L-11A genome:
- the tsaB gene encoding tRNA (adenosine(37)-N6)-threonylcarbamoyltransferase complex dimerization subunit type 1 TsaB gives MLLAFDTASPTVTVALHDGTGVVAAATFTEGMRHGEQLAPLIERVLAEAGARPGELTGLAVGVGPGPFTGLRVGLVTARTMAHVLGVPVHGVCSLDALALEAVAEGTVSGDFVVATDARRKEVYRASYDGRGMRLDEAVVDKPDVLATDGPVVGEGARLYPDAFPDARGPQRPSAAWLARGVAEGRVAVLPPEPLYLRRPDAVARAR, from the coding sequence GTGCTGCTCGCCTTCGACACGGCCTCGCCGACGGTGACCGTCGCGCTCCACGACGGGACCGGCGTCGTCGCCGCGGCGACCTTCACCGAGGGGATGCGGCACGGCGAGCAGCTGGCGCCCCTGATCGAGCGGGTGCTCGCCGAGGCGGGCGCCCGCCCCGGCGAGCTGACCGGCCTCGCGGTCGGCGTCGGTCCGGGCCCGTTCACCGGGCTCCGGGTCGGCCTGGTCACGGCGCGCACGATGGCCCACGTGCTCGGCGTACCGGTCCACGGGGTGTGCTCGCTCGACGCCCTGGCCCTGGAGGCGGTCGCGGAGGGCACGGTGAGCGGCGACTTCGTGGTCGCGACCGACGCCCGGCGCAAGGAGGTCTACCGCGCGTCGTACGACGGCCGGGGGATGCGCCTGGACGAGGCTGTCGTCGACAAGCCGGACGTGCTCGCCACCGACGGCCCCGTCGTCGGGGAGGGTGCGCGCCTGTACCCCGACGCGTTCCCCGACGCCCGCGGCCCGCAGCGGCCGTCCGCAGCCTGGCTGGCGCGGGGTGTCGCCGAGGGGCGGGTCGCGGTGCTGCCGCCCGAGCCGCTCTACCTCCGCCGCCCCGACGCCGTCGCCCGGGCGCGATGA
- the rimI gene encoding ribosomal protein S18-alanine N-acetyltransferase: MSERTTVRAATEADVAAIVALEAEAFPLDPWSANLIGEGVAGLLPTVGLVVAGHDGRFAGYAVVSVVDVDAELQRIAVPVPLRRAGVATALLEGVHAVAARGGATRLLLEVREDNTPARRFYERHGFSELGQRARYYRDGTTALVLATPVTMVP; encoded by the coding sequence GTGAGCGAGCGCACCACCGTGCGAGCGGCGACCGAGGCCGACGTCGCCGCGATCGTCGCACTCGAGGCCGAGGCATTCCCGCTCGACCCCTGGTCGGCGAACCTGATCGGCGAGGGTGTCGCGGGCCTGCTGCCGACCGTCGGTCTCGTCGTCGCCGGGCACGACGGGAGGTTCGCCGGCTACGCCGTGGTCAGCGTGGTCGACGTGGACGCCGAGCTGCAGCGGATCGCGGTCCCGGTCCCGCTGCGCCGCGCCGGCGTCGCCACGGCCCTCCTGGAGGGCGTCCACGCCGTCGCGGCCCGGGGCGGGGCCACGAGGCTGCTGCTGGAGGTGCGCGAGGACAACACACCCGCCCGGCGGTTCTACGAACGGCACGGGTTCAGCGAGCTCGGGCAGCGGGCGCGCTACTACCGCGACGGCACCACCGCCCTCGTGCTGGCGACACCCGTCACAATGGTCCCGTGA